Proteins encoded in a region of the Ralstonia pseudosolanacearum genome:
- a CDS encoding class I SAM-dependent methyltransferase has protein sequence MAAQSADQVGDWIGQSGERWVANQARLDAMVAVFGQAAIEAAAPATGERVLDIGCGAGASSLALAARVGAGGQVLGVDISEPLIVRARALAQQDMPALFQVADASSAELPEGAFDVLFSRFGVMFFDDPIAAFAHMRRALRPGGRVAFVCWRGAAENDWVRLPMGALMGIVPPSALPDPEAPGPFSFGDRGRVARILTAAGFTDIAIAPFDASVPFGEGGTRNAAIDDAVKMTLEVGPLSRALAGQPDDIRARASAAVRAAFAGLPGERSVMINGAAWIVMARNPVS, from the coding sequence ATGGCAGCGCAAAGTGCCGATCAGGTCGGTGACTGGATTGGTCAAAGCGGGGAGCGCTGGGTCGCCAACCAGGCCCGGCTCGACGCTATGGTGGCGGTGTTCGGCCAGGCCGCGATAGAAGCCGCCGCGCCCGCAACGGGTGAGCGCGTGCTGGACATCGGCTGCGGCGCGGGCGCGTCGAGTCTGGCTCTCGCAGCCCGCGTCGGCGCAGGGGGCCAAGTGCTGGGCGTGGACATATCCGAACCGCTGATCGTCCGAGCGCGCGCGCTTGCGCAACAGGATATGCCGGCCCTGTTTCAGGTGGCCGACGCCAGCAGCGCAGAGCTGCCCGAGGGCGCGTTCGACGTCCTGTTCTCGCGTTTTGGGGTGATGTTCTTCGACGATCCGATAGCGGCGTTCGCCCACATGCGACGCGCGCTCCGGCCCGGCGGGCGGGTCGCTTTCGTCTGCTGGCGCGGCGCGGCCGAGAACGATTGGGTGCGCCTGCCGATGGGCGCGCTCATGGGCATCGTCCCGCCGAGCGCGCTGCCCGATCCCGAAGCGCCCGGCCCGTTTTCGTTCGGCGACCGGGGGCGCGTGGCACGCATCCTGACGGCGGCCGGCTTCACCGATATTGCTATCGCCCCCTTCGACGCTTCCGTCCCGTTCGGTGAGGGCGGGACGCGGAACGCTGCGATCGACGACGCGGTGAAGATGACACTCGAGGTCGGCCCGTTGTCGCGTGCGCTCGCTGGTCAGCCCGACGACATCCGCGCCCGCGCCTCGGCCGCAGTTCGTGCCGCCTTCGCGGGCCTCCCCGGCGAGCGGTCGGTGATGATCAACGGCGCGGCGTGGATCGTCATGGCACGCAATCCGGTAAGCTGA
- a CDS encoding NAD(P)/FAD-dependent oxidoreductase — protein sequence MNDVIIIGGSFAGLAAALQLGRARRKVTVLDTCRPRNRFAGHSHGLLGHDHKPPLDILAEARQQLARYPTISLVNARAESVSGAIDDFCIVTDDHESLRARRVILSYGVADQMPDVPGFAESWGTSIVPCPYCDGFEVAGQHWGLVWSSPQSYQSARLFRDWTDKLTVFADGHDIAPDIQADLASRNIPVVDGRIVEIAHQKGHITTVNLNTGRNVAVDVLFAQPRNKPSASLHESLGLATVDTPTGIVLKVDERRQTSMPGIYAAGDLATPFLPSVTQASSQGAMAGIFAQQSMVV from the coding sequence ATGAATGACGTCATCATCATCGGCGGCAGCTTTGCCGGCCTCGCCGCCGCCCTGCAGCTTGGCCGTGCCCGCCGCAAGGTCACCGTTCTCGATACCTGCCGGCCGCGCAACCGCTTTGCCGGCCACTCGCATGGCCTGCTCGGCCACGATCACAAGCCGCCGCTGGACATCCTGGCCGAGGCGCGGCAGCAGCTTGCGCGCTATCCAACGATCAGCCTCGTCAATGCCCGGGCCGAGAGCGTGTCTGGCGCCATCGACGATTTCTGCATCGTCACTGACGATCACGAAAGCCTGAGGGCGCGCCGCGTGATCCTGAGCTATGGCGTTGCCGACCAGATGCCTGATGTTCCGGGCTTTGCCGAAAGCTGGGGCACGTCCATCGTGCCCTGCCCCTATTGCGACGGCTTTGAAGTCGCCGGCCAGCATTGGGGCCTGGTCTGGTCCAGCCCGCAGTCGTACCAGTCTGCCAGGCTGTTCCGCGATTGGACTGACAAGTTGACTGTCTTCGCTGATGGTCATGACATTGCGCCCGATATCCAGGCCGATCTGGCGAGCCGCAACATACCTGTCGTCGATGGACGGATCGTCGAGATCGCCCACCAGAAGGGCCATATCACCACCGTCAATCTCAATACCGGCCGCAATGTCGCGGTCGACGTCCTGTTCGCCCAGCCGCGCAACAAGCCGTCCGCAAGCCTGCATGAATCACTGGGCCTCGCCACGGTCGATACGCCCACCGGCATCGTCCTCAAAGTCGACGAGCGCCGCCAAACCAGCATGCCCGGCATCTACGCCGCCGGCGACCTCGCCACGCCCTTCTTGCCCTCGGTCACCCAGGCATCATCGCAGGGCGCGATGGCGGGTATCTTCGCCCAGCAGTCGATGGTTGTTTGA
- a CDS encoding TetR/AcrR family transcriptional regulator: MIENSQGRRGRPANEALRQTIVDAACELFVELGFQATTMDKVAQRAKISKLSIYRHFENKEALFSAAMVARCDQFAPQALSEGVNGSAEDQLMAVGSSLLRTLLSPDVRSVEAMVLADKTNQKALSKLHYEAGPAHVIAQIEAVLRQLHAKAILNVPDALQSARLFAALFKGSDLLLIARFDEARAEDDNEIESYCRSAVAMFIAAHGGI; the protein is encoded by the coding sequence ATGATCGAAAATAGCCAGGGCCGGCGCGGCCGGCCAGCCAACGAAGCGCTTCGCCAAACGATCGTCGACGCTGCCTGTGAACTCTTTGTGGAATTGGGTTTTCAAGCGACGACCATGGACAAGGTCGCGCAGCGGGCGAAGATATCCAAGCTGAGCATCTATCGGCACTTCGAGAACAAGGAGGCGCTGTTCAGCGCGGCCATGGTGGCTCGCTGCGATCAATTTGCACCGCAGGCCCTTTCTGAAGGCGTCAACGGTTCGGCCGAAGATCAGCTCATGGCGGTGGGGTCATCCCTGCTTCGCACGCTGTTGAGCCCGGACGTCCGCAGTGTCGAAGCCATGGTTTTGGCCGACAAGACGAATCAAAAGGCGTTAAGCAAGCTCCATTACGAAGCCGGGCCCGCCCATGTCATCGCCCAAATCGAGGCCGTGTTGCGTCAGTTGCACGCGAAAGCGATTCTGAACGTACCCGATGCTCTCCAGTCCGCCCGCTTGTTCGCCGCGCTTTTCAAAGGATCCGATCTCCTGCTTATCGCTCGCTTCGACGAGGCGCGAGCAGAGGACGACAACGAAATCGAATCCTATTGCCGGTCGGCCGTCGCCATGTTCATCGCCGCGCACGGTGGCATCTAA
- a CDS encoding RES family NAD+ phosphorylase gives MIDAISDAAQIPPKAAGDVLAILEERHGDFDKAAIGEESEFSADSYYDEKGPDNQGWQEEWRDFEHLLKTQARFFSHTAADHLAQVFGGIDELKTRDARPLVVDAGPVTALDHLYRARVFQTEDRLEEALSRPDLHLGSPPPNMARAGRMNAQGISVFYGATDASVAIAEVRPPVGSKIAVAKFGIFRPLRLLDLTALKDVHVTGSIFDPSLKRRLERASFLRTLEFRMARPVMPDDEALDYLPTQAVADFLATMNQPRLDGIVFPSAQTRAGCNVVLFHHAAKVVELQFPKGTEIETHTGLWNEDGWEIEYSVQESVPLQPAPKQPDPDEGLWGSSHPTEPPRWDDDFRDAA, from the coding sequence GTGATCGACGCCATTTCCGACGCCGCGCAGATTCCTCCGAAGGCCGCTGGGGATGTTCTTGCGATCCTTGAAGAGCGCCACGGTGACTTTGACAAAGCCGCCATAGGCGAGGAATCGGAGTTCTCCGCAGACTCATACTATGACGAGAAGGGCCCCGACAACCAAGGATGGCAGGAGGAGTGGCGCGACTTTGAGCATTTGCTGAAAACGCAAGCGCGGTTTTTCAGTCACACAGCCGCTGACCACCTCGCTCAAGTCTTCGGCGGCATTGACGAACTCAAAACGCGGGATGCTCGTCCCCTTGTCGTCGACGCGGGACCAGTGACCGCGCTCGATCATCTATATCGTGCCCGAGTATTCCAGACCGAAGATAGGCTTGAGGAAGCCCTCAGCCGCCCAGACCTCCATCTCGGCTCGCCTCCGCCCAACATGGCGCGAGCCGGGCGAATGAACGCTCAGGGAATCTCGGTTTTTTATGGAGCTACCGATGCAAGTGTCGCGATCGCGGAAGTCCGCCCGCCGGTCGGGAGCAAGATTGCCGTCGCAAAGTTCGGTATTTTCCGGCCTTTGCGACTCCTCGACCTGACTGCGCTGAAAGACGTACATGTCACGGGCAGCATTTTCGACCCCTCCCTGAAACGGCGACTTGAACGGGCCTCGTTCCTGCGAACCCTGGAATTTCGGATGGCACGGCCCGTTATGCCAGACGATGAAGCTCTCGACTATCTGCCGACACAGGCTGTCGCCGACTTCCTGGCAACGATGAACCAGCCACGCCTCGACGGGATCGTTTTTCCTTCGGCCCAGACGAGAGCGGGGTGCAATGTCGTCCTCTTCCATCATGCCGCCAAGGTGGTGGAATTGCAGTTCCCAAAGGGCACGGAGATTGAGACCCACACCGGACTTTGGAACGAAGATGGCTGGGAAATCGAGTATTCCGTGCAGGAAAGTGTGCCGCTCCAGCCAGCGCCGAAACAGCCAGACCCCGATGAGGGACTTTGGGGCTCCAGCCATCCTACGGAGCCGCCACGCTGGGATGATGACTTTCGCGATGCAGCCTGA
- a CDS encoding IS630 family transposase (programmed frameshift) yields MTKMDEATRKRVRAGRLMLAGKTPAEAAKAVGVARQTAYTWKARLNEGGIDALRTMNVGRAAQLDACQLEGLRVALLQGALAHGFGTELWTLKRVRMLIERLYGVTFSEVHVWRLLGALGFSPQKPERRAIERDEDAVQRFKRKTWPAPKKKCAAERRLIVFIDESGLSERPTRVRTWAPKGCTPVIQFHFNWKHVSVIAGLTRTNFVFRLHDGAIKSAQIIEFLKALRAQLKRKLLIVWDGAPQHKSRVVREYLDSTRGAVQMALLPSYSPDLNPVEYLWAWLKRHALANFCPDTLAELKHTARRKLKSGQKRPSIIAACWKQAELW; encoded by the exons ATGACCAAGATGGACGAAGCGACGCGCAAACGGGTACGTGCCGGACGCTTGATGCTTGCGGGCAAGACGCCGGCCGAAGCGGCGAAGGCGGTGGGTGTGGCACGGCAAACCGCGTACACCTGGAAAGCCCGGCTCAACGAAGGCGGCATTGACGCATTGCGGACAATGAACGTAGGTCGTGCAGCCCAACTGGATGCGTGCCAGCTCGAAGGCTTGCGCGTGGCACTGCTGCAAGGTGCGCTGGCGCACGGCTTCGGCACCGAGCTGTGGACCCTCAAGCGCGTGCGCATGCTCATCGAACGACTGTATGGCGTCACCTTCAGCGAGGTGCATGTCTGGCGGCTGCTGGGTGCGTTGGGCTTCAGCCCGCAAAAGCCTGAGCGCCGGGCCATCGAACGCGACGAAGACGCGGTACAGCGCTTCAAGCGCAAGACTTGGCCCGCGC CTAAAAAAAAGTGTGCCGCCGAGCGACGGCTAATCGTCTTCATTGACGAGTCGGGCCTGTCGGAGCGGCCCACGCGCGTGCGCACCTGGGCGCCCAAGGGCTGCACGCCGGTCATCCAGTTCCACTTCAACTGGAAGCACGTCTCGGTCATCGCCGGCCTCACGCGCACGAACTTCGTGTTTCGACTGCACGACGGCGCGATCAAGAGTGCGCAGATCATCGAGTTCCTCAAGGCGCTGCGTGCGCAGCTCAAGCGCAAGTTGCTGATCGTGTGGGACGGCGCGCCACAGCACAAGAGCCGCGTTGTGCGCGAGTACCTCGACAGTACGCGAGGCGCCGTACAGATGGCGCTGCTGCCCAGCTATTCCCCAGACCTCAACCCGGTCGAATACCTGTGGGCCTGGCTCAAGCGGCACGCGTTGGCCAACTTCTGTCCCGATACCCTCGCCGAACTCAAACACACCGCCCGCCGCAAGCTCAAGAGCGGCCAGAAACGCCCATCGATCATCGCCGCGTGCTGGAAGCAGGCTGAGTTGTGGTGA
- a CDS encoding LacI family transcriptional regulator has translation MRRTTVEFPGEPMVLHTGNGGIDVSIPIRVRRYSGRRQVVVPQGIGSALGETRAPTALQVALARGHRWLRQIESGQVRNIAEVATREKIDRSYVSRMVNLTALAPDIQAAILNETLPEEVALFDLAVDTPQCWEAQRRRIDEVVVKAREGKTRAIALT, from the coding sequence ATGAGGCGCACGACGGTGGAATTTCCTGGGGAGCCGATGGTGTTGCATACGGGCAACGGCGGTATCGATGTGTCCATCCCGATCCGCGTTCGCCGCTACAGCGGCCGGCGGCAGGTGGTGGTGCCGCAGGGCATCGGCTCCGCGCTCGGGGAAACGCGGGCGCCGACGGCCCTGCAGGTTGCGCTGGCCCGAGGCCATCGCTGGCTGAGGCAGATCGAAAGCGGGCAGGTACGCAACATTGCCGAGGTTGCAACCCGGGAAAAAATCGACCGAAGCTACGTGAGCCGCATGGTCAATCTGACGGCATTGGCGCCAGACATCCAGGCCGCGATTCTGAATGAAACCTTGCCCGAGGAGGTCGCGTTGTTCGACCTGGCGGTCGACACGCCCCAGTGTTGGGAGGCGCAGCGCAGGCGGATCGACGAGGTGGTGGTGAAGGCGCGTGAGGGGAAAACGCGTGCGATTGCGCTGACTTGA
- a CDS encoding zinc ribbon domain-containing protein: protein MTPHTTKGRGGRLYRYYLSTRDAQEGYGASDVKMLPAGEVEEAVVAQLRGILRAPEMVARVWREVTRSNDTHDMTEMQVAVALSRIDIVWENLFPLEQHRIVQLLVERVVVSPQELRVQLHRNGIEHFALDVVRAAGGKSVPAAAGEALA from the coding sequence ATGACGCCGCATACAACCAAAGGTCGTGGCGGGCGGTTGTATCGGTACTACCTGTCGACCCGCGACGCACAGGAGGGGTACGGCGCGTCCGACGTCAAAATGCTGCCGGCGGGCGAGGTCGAGGAAGCCGTGGTGGCGCAGTTGCGCGGCATCTTGCGCGCGCCAGAAATGGTCGCCCGGGTTTGGCGGGAGGTCACCAGAAGCAACGATACCCACGACATGACCGAAATGCAGGTGGCCGTGGCGTTGTCCCGAATCGACATCGTGTGGGAGAACCTGTTCCCGCTGGAGCAGCACCGCATCGTGCAGCTGCTGGTCGAGCGTGTCGTCGTGTCGCCTCAGGAACTACGGGTGCAACTGCATCGCAACGGCATCGAGCATTTTGCGCTGGACGTGGTGCGCGCCGCCGGTGGGAAATCCGTGCCGGCCGCGGCAGGGGAGGCCCTGGCATGA
- a CDS encoding nitroreductase family protein, which produces MKTQDTSTLWGAFQALNGRRRAIRDFDGIAIPDEHVRELLAEAARAPSSGNLQPYRFHWIRDTALKARVAAVCNGQRAAVSASTLIVVTASRHIALSTAAQQLAYINASTDLPEASKAYHRKQAQMFLRILNVGSWPLWTPLTALAGLLRPSLSLLPVGHLGNRSWAARNATFAAQTLMLAAAAKGVDSCPMEGFSAPKLVEILSLPRGTVIPLVIALGYRSQNARIEHQWRRSLTDLIVEH; this is translated from the coding sequence ATGAAAACGCAAGACACCTCCACACTTTGGGGCGCCTTCCAGGCGCTGAACGGTCGACGCCGCGCCATCCGCGACTTCGATGGCATCGCTATCCCGGACGAGCACGTACGTGAACTCCTGGCCGAGGCTGCACGCGCGCCTTCCAGCGGGAATCTCCAGCCGTACCGGTTCCACTGGATTCGCGATACGGCCCTCAAGGCACGCGTTGCCGCCGTTTGCAACGGGCAGCGCGCGGCCGTTTCGGCATCGACGCTGATCGTGGTCACGGCCAGCCGGCACATCGCGCTCAGCACTGCGGCTCAGCAGTTGGCCTATATCAACGCATCGACGGACTTGCCTGAGGCATCGAAGGCGTACCATCGCAAGCAAGCCCAGATGTTTCTTCGCATCCTGAACGTCGGTTCGTGGCCGCTCTGGACACCGCTCACCGCGCTTGCCGGACTCCTCCGGCCCAGCCTGTCTTTGCTTCCGGTGGGGCACTTGGGCAACCGATCCTGGGCGGCTCGCAACGCCACCTTTGCCGCACAGACACTCATGCTGGCTGCTGCGGCCAAAGGGGTCGACTCCTGCCCGATGGAGGGCTTCTCGGCCCCGAAGCTGGTCGAGATATTGTCCTTGCCGCGGGGGACCGTGATACCGCTGGTCATTGCGCTTGGGTATCGATCACAGAACGCGAGGATCGAGCACCAGTGGCGCAGGTCGTTGACTGACTTGATCGTGGAACATTGA
- a CDS encoding TetR/AcrR family transcriptional regulator, giving the protein MQAATYILVKFGWERLTTNAIAERAGVNIGSLYQYFPNKQAIIAELQRRHVLQTREILSKALPQVSEQRSLREALTLLVVAMIDEHRIAPAVHRAIDAELPRSVRVPPSGAPPLQVLQPFMKNVPDPHFALRIARIAAHAVIHEAASHQPELLDRPDFVDEVVALLEGYFRRPAARSAAEIGHVPAKKTTRSKH; this is encoded by the coding sequence ATGCAAGCAGCAACTTACATTCTGGTGAAGTTCGGGTGGGAACGCCTGACCACCAACGCGATCGCGGAGCGTGCCGGCGTGAACATCGGCTCGCTCTATCAATACTTTCCGAACAAGCAGGCGATCATTGCCGAACTGCAGCGGCGCCATGTCCTTCAGACACGCGAGATCCTGTCAAAGGCGCTTCCGCAAGTCTCCGAGCAGCGTTCGCTGCGCGAGGCGCTGACCCTGCTCGTCGTCGCGATGATTGATGAGCATCGCATTGCGCCCGCGGTTCATCGAGCGATCGATGCGGAGTTGCCGCGGTCGGTAAGGGTTCCGCCGAGCGGCGCCCCTCCCTTGCAAGTGCTGCAGCCCTTCATGAAGAACGTGCCCGATCCCCACTTTGCGCTCCGGATCGCACGCATCGCGGCACACGCCGTCATCCATGAAGCGGCCTCGCATCAGCCGGAACTGCTCGATCGCCCTGACTTCGTCGATGAGGTCGTTGCACTTTTGGAGGGGTACTTCCGACGTCCAGCGGCAAGATCTGCCGCTGAAATCGGGCATGTGCCGGCGAAGAAGACAACCCGCTCGAAGCATTGA
- a CDS encoding TetR/AcrR family transcriptional regulator, whose protein sequence is MARPQEFDAAEALHQAMDVFWRKGYEATSLADLLEAMDLSKSSLYAVFGGKRELFLAAFDAYREERAAEMRHILGQAPARLAIESFFRKIIADAGREDASRGCMSINQAVEMAPHDPEVRARVLQDFALMEKGLTRTIERGQAEGSIKSADAARNLARLLVLAFPGLQVMVRAGSDRAKLDDTLNLLLSMLD, encoded by the coding sequence ATGGCACGACCACAAGAGTTTGACGCTGCCGAGGCGCTGCACCAAGCCATGGATGTGTTCTGGCGCAAGGGCTACGAGGCGACATCGCTGGCCGATTTGCTCGAAGCGATGGATCTGAGCAAGAGCAGCTTGTATGCCGTGTTTGGCGGCAAGCGCGAGTTGTTCTTAGCCGCGTTTGATGCTTACCGTGAAGAACGTGCGGCGGAGATGCGGCATATTCTGGGGCAGGCCCCCGCTCGGCTGGCAATCGAATCCTTCTTCCGCAAGATCATTGCCGATGCCGGGCGCGAAGACGCCTCGCGCGGGTGCATGAGCATCAACCAGGCCGTCGAGATGGCACCACACGACCCCGAGGTTCGTGCGCGTGTCCTTCAGGACTTTGCCCTGATGGAAAAAGGGCTCACACGGACCATCGAACGCGGCCAAGCCGAGGGCTCCATCAAAAGCGCCGATGCAGCGCGCAATCTGGCCCGCTTGCTGGTGCTGGCGTTCCCCGGCTTGCAGGTCATGGTCCGTGCGGGCAGCGACCGGGCGAAGCTCGACGACACATTGAACTTGCTGCTGTCCATGCTGGACTGA
- a CDS encoding MBL fold metallo-hydrolase, producing MKFQQVRNATVIIDYAGTRFLIDPMLSPKGAYPAFPGTPNDHLRNPTVDLPIPMESILAIDAVIVTHDHLDHWDDLAKQLLPKDKPLFVQNERDQAAIQAAGFTDVRLLGTDTRFQGVTLAKTSGQHGSDQVMSSPIGKLLGEVSGVVFKHPDEKTVYLAGDTLWNAHVQGSLEQHMPEVVILNAGDAQIVGFGSIIMGKKDVYAVHQAASQATLIATHMESVNHATLTRAELRTFAAEQGMANHLLVPEDGEICTL from the coding sequence ATGAAGTTCCAGCAAGTTCGTAACGCCACGGTCATCATCGACTACGCAGGCACCCGCTTTCTGATCGACCCGATGCTCTCGCCCAAAGGGGCCTATCCGGCGTTTCCGGGTACGCCCAACGATCATCTGAGAAACCCCACTGTGGATTTGCCCATTCCGATGGAGAGCATCCTGGCCATCGATGCGGTGATCGTGACCCATGACCATCTGGACCATTGGGACGATCTTGCCAAGCAGCTACTCCCCAAAGACAAGCCGCTCTTCGTGCAGAACGAGCGGGACCAGGCCGCCATCCAAGCCGCGGGTTTCACCGATGTGCGCTTGCTCGGCACCGACACCCGATTCCAGGGCGTCACCCTTGCCAAGACCTCGGGCCAGCACGGCAGCGATCAGGTCATGTCCTCCCCCATCGGCAAGCTGCTGGGCGAGGTCAGCGGCGTGGTGTTCAAGCATCCGGACGAGAAAACGGTCTATCTCGCGGGCGATACGCTCTGGAATGCGCATGTTCAGGGCAGCCTGGAGCAGCACATGCCGGAGGTGGTCATCCTCAATGCCGGGGACGCGCAAATCGTCGGTTTCGGCTCGATCATCATGGGCAAGAAAGACGTCTACGCCGTGCATCAGGCCGCATCGCAGGCAACCCTGATTGCGACGCATATGGAATCGGTCAACCACGCCACACTCACCCGTGCCGAGTTGCGAACCTTTGCGGCCGAGCAAGGCATGGCGAACCATCTGCTCGTGCCGGAGGACGGCGAAATTTGCACGCTCTGA
- a CDS encoding expansin EXLX1 family cellulose-binding protein — MPCLKKWRWIAVMLLSLSVWSLQANGQVVAADNATAAQPSCLGTGTTAPANTWGSTFTGIATATGSGYSGGAFLLDPIAKDQEITALNPTQANLGGIPAAMAGAYLRVQGPKGCTTVYVTDLYPEAASGGLDLSYNAFAKIGDLQQGRIPIRWKLIPGPVTGNVVYRIKEGSTMWWAAIQVRNHTFPVVKLEVFQGKAWVSLPKADYNHFVGTQLGDKPLVIRITDIRGRILVDKLPPLLKDCTPKKAGEASPCSKPYFVQGKVQFSE, encoded by the coding sequence ATGCCATGTTTGAAGAAATGGCGGTGGATTGCGGTCATGCTGCTGTCTCTTTCGGTTTGGAGCTTGCAGGCCAATGGCCAGGTCGTTGCGGCCGACAATGCCACCGCCGCGCAGCCTTCTTGTCTCGGCACCGGCACCACCGCGCCGGCCAATACCTGGGGCAGCACGTTCACCGGCATCGCGACCGCAACCGGCTCGGGCTATTCGGGCGGCGCCTTCCTGCTCGATCCGATCGCCAAAGACCAGGAAATCACCGCGCTCAACCCGACGCAGGCAAACCTCGGCGGCATCCCCGCAGCAATGGCCGGGGCCTATCTGCGCGTGCAAGGCCCCAAGGGCTGTACCACGGTGTACGTGACCGATCTCTACCCCGAGGCGGCATCGGGCGGACTGGATCTTTCATACAACGCCTTCGCCAAGATCGGCGACCTGCAGCAGGGACGGATCCCGATCCGCTGGAAGCTGATCCCGGGCCCGGTCACCGGCAACGTCGTCTACCGCATCAAAGAGGGCAGCACGATGTGGTGGGCCGCGATCCAGGTGCGCAATCACACCTTCCCGGTGGTGAAGCTGGAAGTCTTCCAGGGCAAGGCCTGGGTGAGCCTGCCGAAAGCGGACTACAACCACTTTGTCGGCACGCAGCTCGGCGACAAGCCCCTGGTCATCCGGATCACCGACATCCGAGGGCGGATTCTCGTCGACAAGCTGCCCCCGCTGCTCAAGGATTGCACACCCAAGAAGGCGGGCGAAGCATCGCCGTGCAGCAAGCCCTATTTTGTCCAGGGGAAGGTGCAGTTTTCCGAGTAA
- the gstA gene encoding glutathione transferase GstA yields the protein MKLYYFPGACSLSPHIVAREAGIALQLVKVDIRAKRTEHGEDFHRINPKGAVPVLELDNGERLTEGPAIAQYLADLKPESGLAPANGTMARYRLQEWLGWINSELHKSYSPLFNPSTPETVRQERKDALHRQYALVEQHLAAHPWLLGERFSAADAYLFTVTNWAGHVGLDLSAFTALAAFQQRVASRPAVLAALEAEGLLSEAGA from the coding sequence ATGAAGCTCTACTACTTTCCCGGAGCCTGTTCACTCTCGCCGCACATCGTGGCGCGCGAGGCGGGCATCGCCCTGCAGCTCGTCAAGGTCGACATCCGGGCCAAGCGCACGGAACACGGTGAAGACTTCCACCGGATCAACCCCAAGGGCGCCGTGCCCGTCCTCGAACTGGACAACGGCGAGCGGCTGACCGAAGGCCCGGCGATTGCGCAGTACCTTGCCGACCTCAAGCCCGAAAGCGGTCTGGCCCCCGCCAACGGCACCATGGCGCGCTATCGCCTGCAGGAATGGCTGGGCTGGATCAACTCGGAACTGCACAAGAGCTACTCGCCGCTGTTCAATCCGTCCACGCCCGAGACGGTCCGGCAGGAGCGCAAGGATGCCCTGCACCGGCAGTACGCGCTGGTGGAGCAGCACCTGGCGGCCCATCCCTGGCTGCTGGGCGAACGTTTCTCGGCGGCAGATGCCTACCTGTTCACGGTCACCAACTGGGCCGGGCATGTGGGCCTCGACCTGTCGGCATTCACGGCGCTGGCCGCATTCCAGCAGCGCGTCGCATCGCGGCCGGCCGTGCTGGCGGCGCTGGAGGCCGAGGGGCTGTTGAGCGAGGCCGGGGCGTAA
- a CDS encoding winged helix-turn-helix transcriptional regulator has protein sequence MGLPLRKNRATLPPACQVTEALGFLRGAWALNVVWQLRGQARRFGELRHDLPRISARVLSLRLRELESRGLVVRHALDSSPPSAEYALTALGRELLPAIDILAAVSQKLTAA, from the coding sequence ATGGGTCTGCCGCTACGCAAAAACAGAGCCACGCTGCCGCCGGCGTGCCAAGTCACCGAGGCGCTCGGATTCCTGCGCGGGGCCTGGGCGCTGAACGTCGTCTGGCAACTGCGCGGTCAGGCCCGGCGCTTCGGTGAGCTGCGCCATGACCTGCCACGGATTTCGGCGCGCGTCCTGAGCCTGCGCCTGCGTGAGCTCGAGTCGCGCGGACTGGTCGTGCGGCACGCACTGGACAGTTCGCCGCCGTCGGCCGAATACGCGCTGACGGCGCTCGGTCGCGAGCTGTTGCCCGCGATCGATATCCTCGCTGCGGTCAGCCAGAAGCTGACGGCAGCGTGA
- a CDS encoding RcnB family protein — MRKAKIVSCLLLAASALLPLAGHAQDRGRGDERGGPGGPPMGRGHEDRDRGWDRRHGDEGRGPVDIDRRADRDRPGRWAKGDRIPPEYRQRQYIVDDWRAYHLAPPPRGYHWVGVGGDYFLVAPTGIVFNVMIGG; from the coding sequence ATGCGGAAAGCCAAGATTGTTTCCTGCCTGTTACTCGCGGCCAGCGCGCTGCTGCCGCTTGCCGGCCATGCCCAGGATCGGGGCCGGGGCGACGAGCGGGGCGGGCCGGGCGGGCCTCCCATGGGCCGGGGCCACGAGGACAGGGATCGCGGTTGGGACCGCCGCCACGGCGACGAGGGCCGCGGCCCGGTCGACATCGACCGCCGTGCGGATCGCGACCGTCCGGGCCGCTGGGCCAAGGGCGACCGGATTCCGCCGGAATACCGCCAGCGCCAATATATCGTCGACGACTGGCGCGCCTACCACCTGGCCCCGCCGCCGCGCGGCTACCACTGGGTCGGCGTCGGCGGCGACTATTTCCTGGTCGCCCCGACCGGTATTGTCTTCAACGTGATGATCGGCGGCTGA